One segment of Opisthocomus hoazin isolate bOpiHoa1 chromosome 22, bOpiHoa1.hap1, whole genome shotgun sequence DNA contains the following:
- the SPARC gene encoding SPARC, translated as MRAWIFFLLCLAGKALAAPQEALPDETEVIEDPTTEEPVGANPVQVEVGEFEEPTEDVEEIVAENPCQNHHCKHGKVCEVDDNNSPMCVCQDPSSCPATTGVFEKVCGTDNKTYDSSCHFFATKCTLEGTKKGHKLHLDYIGPCKFIPACLDTELTEFPLRMRDWLKNVLITLYERDEDNNLLTEKQKLKVKKIHENEKRLEAGDHTVELLARDFEKNYNMYIFPVHWQFGQLDQHPIDGYLSHTELAPLRAPLIPMEHCTTRFFEACDLDNDKYIALEEWASCFGIKEKDIDKDLVI; from the exons CAGGAGGCTCTGCCAGATGAGACAGAGGTCATCGAAGACCCCACCACAGAG GAGCCCGTGGGAGCTAACCCTGTCCAGGTGGAGGTGGGAGAGTTCGAGGAACCCACAGAGGATGTAGAAGAGATTGTTGCAGAGA ACCCCTGCCAGAACCACCACTGCAAGCACGGAAAGGTGTGCGAGGTGGATGACAACAACTCACCCATGTGTGTGTGCCAGGACCCCTCCAGCTGCCCAGCCACCACCGGCGTCTTCGAGAAG GTCTGTGGCACCGACAACAAGACCTATGACTCCTCCTGCCATTTCTTTGCCACTAAGTGCACCTTGGAGGGAACCAAGAAAGGACACAAGCTGCACCTGGACTACATTGGGCCTTGCAAAT TCATCCCCGCCTGCCTGGACACAGAGCTGACCGAGTTCCCCCTGCGCATGCGGGACTGGCTCAAGAACGTGCTGATCACCCTGTACGAGCGCGATGAGGACAACAACCTGCTGACTGAGAAGCAGAAGCTCaag GTGAAGAAGATCCACGAGAACGAGAAGCGCCTGGAGGCCGGTGACCACACTGTGGAGCTACTGGCCCGCGACTTTGAGAAGAACTACAACATGTACATCTTCCCCGTGCACTGGCAGTTCGGGCAGCTGGACCAGCACCCCATTGATGG GTACCTCTCCCACACCGAGCTGGCCCCGCTCCGTGCCCCCCTCATCCCCATGGAGCACTGCACCACCCGCTTCTTCGAGGCTTGCGACCTGGACAATGACAAGTACATCGCCCTGGAGGAGTGGGCCAGCTGCTTCGGCATTAAGGAGA aGGACATCGACAAGGATCTTGTGATCTAA